A genomic window from Nematostella vectensis chromosome 9, jaNemVect1.1, whole genome shotgun sequence includes:
- the LOC5511680 gene encoding probable G-protein coupled receptor No9 yields the protein MAALPSHCNGLITYKESIVIATFCIVASLLATTGNVLVIAAIFRSIRLKTVSNFFLASLAVADLLVGAVILPVITAKTLMREWLSTHSLVFAIEILALQAKVASTFNLSAVSIDRYIAVTRVFQYEDIMTRKKCFTVIACVWIGSVFIALLRLTVSDPVHIGIVWMVSEFVDFIIPLCIILFCYFHIFAIAHRQNRQINAENTSTDRSRQLAKSTKAAFTVGVVIGVFFMLLIASFITVMVQFTSDPCGQVRMYKVWAWVGPIQLLNSACNPLIYSIRSREFRSAFRKLLLRQTGNSSEGTSFRDGSTARIVKIKVQAASTVS from the exons ATGGCAGCGCTTCCCTCACATTGCAACGGCCTTATCACATACAAAGAATCAATCGTCATCGCTACTTTTTGCATTGTCGCCTCCCTGCTCGCGACAACGGGCAATGTACTGGTCATTGCAGCCATCTTCCGCTCGATTCGACTCAAAACAGTCTCTAACTTCTTCCTGGCTTCCCTGGCCGTGGCGGATTTACTGGTCGGCGCGGTGATTCTGCCAGTCATCACGGCGAAGACGTTAATGAGAGAATGGCTGAGTACGCATTCGCTGGTGTTCGCTATTGAGATCCTTGCgctgcaagcaaaggtggctTCCACGTTCAATCTCTCTGCGGTCAGCATTGATCG GTACATCGCCGTCACGAGAGTTTTCCAGTACGAAGATATAATGACGAGGAAGAAGTGTTTTACCGTCATCGCGTGTGTGTGGATAGGATCTGTCTTCATCGCCTTGCTAAGGCTCACCGTATCCGATCCAGTGCATATCGGCATCGTCTGGATGGTCAGCGAGTTCGTCGACTTTATCATCCCTCTATGCATCATCCTCTTCTGCTACTTCCATATCTTCGCGATCGCCCACAGACAGAACCGACAGATCAATGCCGAGAATACGAGCACAGACCGATCCAGGCAGCTTGCTAAGAGTACCAAGGCGGCATTCACAGTGGGGGTCGTAATTGGTGTGTTCTTCATGCTACTCATTGCCTCATTCATCACCGTTATGGTACAGTTCACGTCCGATCCTTGTGGTCAAGTTCGGATGTATAAGGTATGGGCGTGGGTAGGCCCCATACAGCTCCTCAACTCCGCGTGTAACCCACTCATCTATAGCATCAGGAGCCGGGAGTTCAGGTCGGCGTTTAGGAAGCTGTTGCTAAGGCAGACGGGGAACAGCTCGGAGGGGACAAGTTTCAGAGATGGGTCTACTGCGAGGATCGTGAAGATCAAGGTGCAGGCAGCTTCGACGGTTAGTTAG
- the LOC5511679 gene encoding uncharacterized protein LOC5511679, translated as MKQVVFYYDVVCPFAFMASKFIEGLAKQTQAEIVWKPVLLGGLYKAISGEGDYSAADKMCDARKLIVGQDLRRLLYRSGLDVHMPSGPPKKTLPTMRLLAAACVQAQETGISLTHWLYDAYWVHNKDVTSLDVLQEGASHVGWSVDVESTINGVGKQVLLDNTQEALDRGAFGVPSFWVNNELFYGTDRMHFVESALGPDKHVTMPRLYHPPSHPTRAKLIIYHDFASPWSYLGSTQIADLVSSLHPVSVEVEWVPILVGALFKAIGTPVVPMQSVGDSKRQYFMKDLSRYSDYLSVPLKWTSHFPLRTILPARLTIANNDDRLRHALYEAAWRYDKNIGDEQVVREILTNAGYDARALIAATKSPMVKDQLKANTERAIAAGACGVPSYQVNDGPVLWGQDRLNIVADMLCGWQDQPQQDNGPSSKL; from the exons ATGAAGCAGGTTGTGTTCTACTACGATGTTGTGTGTCCATTTGCCTTCATGGCAAGTAAGTTTATCGAGGGATTGGCGAAGCAAACACAGGCTGAGATCGTATGGAAACCGGTTCTTCTAG gTGGCCTTTACAAAGCAATCTCAGGCGAGGGTGATTACTCTGCTGCTGACAAAATGTGTGATGCAAGAAAGCTCATCGTTGGACAAG ATCTCCGGAGGTTGTTGTATCGTAGTGGGCTTGATGTGCACATGCCATCTGGACCACCAAAAAAGACACTTCCTACCATGCGACTGCTGGCTGCTGCATGTGTTCAAGCACAGGAGACTGGCATCAGTCTCACACACTGGCTGTATGACGCATATTGGGTACACAATAAAG ATGTCACTAGTCTTGACGTATTACAAGAGGGAGCATCTCACGTTGGTTGGTCTGTTGATGTTGAAAGTACAATAAATGGTGTTGGAAAGCAAGTATTGCTAGACAACACGCAAGAGGCACTAGACAGAGGTGCCTTCGGAGTTCCAAG tttttgGGTCAATAATGAACTCTTTTATGGTACTGATCGTATGCACTTTGTGGAAAGTGCCCTTGGCCCAGATAAGCATGTAACCATGCCACGCCTATACCACCCACCCTCCCATCCAACTAGGGCCAAGCTTATTATTTACCATGACTTTGCCAGCCCATGGAGCTACCTAGGGTCTACACAA ATTGCAGACCTAGTATCCAGTCTTCACCCTGTATCAGTGGAGGTGGAATGGGTACCAATCCTTGTTGGTGCATTGTTCAAGGCAATTGGTACCCCTGTG GTTCCAATGCAATCAGTAGGAGATTCCAAGAGACAATACTTTATGAAAGATCTCAGTCGTTACAGTGATTACCTCAGTGTACCCTTGAAATGGACATCACACTTCCCTCTTAGGACCATTCTCCCGGCAAGACTAACTATTGCCAACAATGATGACAGACTAAGACATGCTTTAT ACGAGGCGGCCTGGCGATATGACAAGAACATCGGAGATGAACAG GTTGTGAGGGAGATACTGACAAACGCCGGATATGATGCCCGTGCCCTTATCGCAGCCACAAAAAGCCCGATGGTGAAAGACCAGCTGAAGGCAAACACAGAGAG GGCCATCGCCGCGGGTGCGTGTGGAGTGCCGAGCTACCAAGTGAATGATGGTCCAGTGCTGTGGGGCCAAGACAGGCTTAACATCGTCGCCGATATGTTGTGTGGATGGCAGGACCAGCCCCAGCAGGATAACGGGCCTAGCAGCAAGCTTTGA